CGTGGGCGAGGCCAAGCCGCGCATTACTGAGCGCATGCTCAAGCGAAAGGAAAAGGAGGAAAAAGTCACCGAGGCCGCTCAGGAacgccagctcgagcgccggaAAAAGTGGCTGCAGAAACGCCCGtggctcggcgtgcagccGAACGATATGCGCCCAGTGACCATGGAAAAGGTCAAAGAGGGCGAGTGGGGATGGAAGGCAACGCCGACGGGGCACCTCGTGCGCCCGATGCATATGCGCCCGACACGCCCGTtgccgcgcccggcggaTCACCCACACAAGCGCAAACGGGGCTCGTCAGAACGCGCACACCGCGTCACGATCGACCCGACGCGGTACCCGCGCGAGCACCTTGCAGGGAGCTTGCTCGACGCACTTGCCTCGGGGTCGAGCGAGCAGGTGCGTTGGGAGTGCACCGAAGACGACCATGGCGTGCATTGGCGTGCATTGAGCAAGGACGGCAAGGTCCTGGCCACTGAAAGGGTGCCGGAAAAGAAGCGCGTGCAGATCGCAAGCAAGTGTACACACGATGCATCGGAATGGGACATGCCGGACGATTTGCAGATCCAGCAGGCGATGGCGACGCAAGAAGTGCCGACGTCGCTGTTTGGCGGTGAGGATCAAGGCGAAGGAGGTGCTTGGTGGGACGAAGGGGGAAAGAGTGCCGTGCATGAGCCTCGTGAGGAAGAGAaggacgaggaagaggaggaagaggaggaagaggaggaagaggaagaaGATGCCGATAAAGATGCTGATAAAGAGACTCAAgaggcggacgacgacgacgacgacgacgacgacgacgacgacgacgacgacgacgcgtcCGAGCTTCAAGAACTGTTTAGCAAGCATGACGATGCGCCTGAAGACCTCTTTGAGCATACCAAGCCCTCATCTTCGGCATGGTGGGATGAGCCAGAGCCACAAGCACCTGCACAGCAGCCCGAACCCCCTAAACCCACTCCTCCCAAACCCATTCACCCTTCAGAGCcctcgcgtgcggcgccagTCCTGGACGAATCCGACTTTTCGGATGGCTACGAGGAAATGCAaggctcggcgccggccgtatccggcagcgacgagcgtgctCGTGCACTTGCGCTGCTAGGTGGCCTGATTGGCTCGGACCGGACCGAGGCGCCACCGCCTGTGCATGTGCCTTTCACCGAGTCGGATGATGAAGATTGGCCGACTGCCCCGCAGGCCGATGAGCCTATGCAAACGGAGCAGCCTATCCAAGCGCCGGGAGAGCCCACTTTTCCGCTAAAGGAGCCAGCATCAAAGGAGCCAGCACCAAAGGAGCCAGCACCAAAGGAGCTTGCTCCCAAAGAGTCCAAACCATCCACCGAAACGCCGAACCCCCTGGCCAGTCTTGATACCACGACGGACGTCGAATCTACCCAAGCTGCACCTACGGATTCGAGCGACCCCAAACCATCTACCTCGCTCAAGGACATGTTCCAGCATGATGGCGGATTCTCGCTCTTTGGCGCAATTGCCGAagaggacctcgacgatATGGTGCTCGAGGATCCCTTTGAGCCTGCGCCCGCACCCGCACCCGTCCCTGTCACTACGACCACCCCCCGCCCTGCATCCGTGCGCCTCCCCCTCCTGACGACccccgcgacgctcggACGGAATagcctgctcgaggtcctGCAGCGTTCCGGCTCGACGCCCTTTTGGTGCgtcgactcggacgaggccATCGACGAGCGCTGGAAAGCGCAGCGTGGCGAGCTCACGCAAAACTTCAAGCGGATGCATCGCGAGGCCGTCAAAAagacacgccgccgcgtcgcgggctcgcgcgcgagcaccggcACCACCCGACccggtgcggcgccgcccgccggcCGTGTACCATAGCGTCTCCACATGGCCCGTTCGCATCGGCCGAAACGGCCCGACCCCACCCCTGACCACCATGTTTGCTCTGCGTTCTGTCCGTGCTGCTGTGACGCCTGTGCGctctgctgcgccgctgaCCGCGCGTGCGACGTTTTCCACGTCGCTTCCCCGCCTGTCGCCTGCTGCGACCGAGGCCTACACCAACATCCAGGTGTCGGACCCGAAGGAGGGCGTGCGTCTTATTACGCTGAACCGCCCCAAGGCGCTGAATGCGCTCAACTCGCAGCTCTTCCACGAGCTGAACGACGCTGCGAAGCAGGCTGACGAGGATGCTCAGATCAACGCGATCGTCATCACTGGCAGCGAGAAGGCCTttgcggccggcgccgacatCAAGGAGATGAAGGACAAGACCTTTGCCGAGGCGTACAAGTCCAACTTCCTTGGCCACTGGTCGCAGCTTAcgcaggtgcgcaagcCGATCATTGCCGCGGTCAACGGCTACGCCCTGGGTGGTGGTAACGAGCTTGCGATGATGACCGATATCATCctcgcctcgccgaccgccgTCTTTGGCCAGCCCGAGATCAACCTCGGTGTGATCCCTGGTGcgggcggcacgcagcgccttaCGCGCGCTATCGGCAAGAGCCGCACCATGGAGATTGTGCTCACCGGCCGCAACCTCACCGCTGAtgaggccgaggccgctgGCCTCATCTCGCGCGTCGTTCGCGAGGGTTCGGTCGTGGACGAGGCTGTGGcggtcgcctcgcgcatcggcaAGAAGAGCCAGATCGCGATCCAGGCTGCAAAGGAGGCCGTCAACTCTTCGTACGAGCtctcgctcgccgagggtatccgcctcgagcgccgcctcttcCAGTCCCTCTTCTCCACCCACGACCAAAAGGAGGGTATGGCTGCCTTTGccgagaagcgcaagcCCGACTTTACCAACAACTAGGTCATAGTCTATGATCAACGATAGTAATCATCGTCGCTGCCTTCGTCGACAGcgccctcgtcctcgtccgagtcccGAAGGATCGAGTCGTCAGGCTCGACGTCGTacttgcgcggcgcacgcgccgccgtccgcgacgagccggcgcggcgcgtcgtgggGGCTGGGATatcttcgtcgtcgtcgtcgtcaaacTCTTCCTCGGACTCGTCCGtcttgcgccgcgcttTGGGCGCAGCCTTGGGCTTGGGTGCAGCCTTCGGCGCGGCCTTTGCACGGGGTTTCGGCGCAGGCTTGGCGGCTTTGGCAGGAGACAGAttcagctcgtcgtcgtccgcggcgtgctTCTCCGGTACCACGGCAGGCGTCGAgtccggcgcaggcgtctCGGCCTTGGTAAAAGCCGGCTGCttgggcgccggcgcggccgccgcgccagTCGCCTTGGGCTTCGCGGCGGGCTTCTCCGGCGAGATGCTCATCGACGACTCGCGGTCCTCCTTCTTGACCGCCTtcttggccggcgcgcggcgcttggttGTCGACACCTTGAcctgcgacgagctcgtggcggccgcgaggcgggcgtCCTCAGCGAGGACCGCATCCCACTCCTCGAGGAACTGCGTCAGGTCCTCGTCCCAGAGGTTCTGGGGCGAGCGGCCCAGGAGGATCTTGAGCTGGTGCTCAGtctcgtcgcgctctttgagcagcttctcgacacgctcgcgcgtcaGCGAGTAGATCGCCATGCTCAAGAGGTAGTCGTAGTCGGTCACGCCGCCCGTCTCGGCCGGATCCTCGTCCTCTTgcggctcctcggccttgtcgacgatgctcttggccttggcgacCTTTCTCGGGAAGGCCTGGAagtcgaggcggcgcagctcctcgacaaTCTCAGCCTTCTTGCGGTTCGACACGCtgagctcgcgcgagatAATCATGCTCACGAAGCGTGCCTGGTTCGACAGGCGGTCGTACACGAGCTTCAGGTCGTCGACCAGGtgctccttgcggcgctggtagaaaccgaggcgcaggaagTAAAAGTCGTCGAGAATCTCGAGGGGCGACGCGTACTTCTTGATCTTGCCTTCGGGCGAGAAGAGGACCATGTTTCCGGTCGAAATCACGCTCGAGAGGCGGAAGAAGGCGTCGGGGCCGATCTTGCTGATCTCTTCAATACCCTTGGCATTCAGCTCGACGATAAAGTGCACGGTCGTGTCCGTGTGGTACTCCTTGTACTCACGCACCGTCGCGGGCGTCTTTTCCGAGCCCGAcgtgcgctcctcgagccaCTCTTTGTAGGTCGACGTCCAAGTACGCACAGGGAGCTCGGTGATCTCCCAGTTGCTCTcatcgagctgcgtcgcgcggcctGCGACGCGGTAGCGCTCCGGCGCAGTCTGCTCGATCGTACCGGTATAGCCACGGTACCACGGAGCCATCGGCGCGTACTCCTCGCCCGAcatgcggcggcgcaggttcGCGACAACGTCGGCGGGGTTATAGTTCGGCACAAACGTGCTCCAGCCAGTGCCAATACCCTCGCCACCGTTAAGGAGGACCTGCGGCACGACGGGGACGTACCACTCGGGCTCGATACTCTGGccatcgtcgtcgaggtagTTGAGCAGTGCATCGTCCTTTGGACTGAACAGAGCGCGCGTAATTCCCGGCACAGCCGTAAAGATATAACGGGCGCTGGCGGCGTCCTTGCCGCCCATCGAGCGCGTACCAAACTGACCGTTAGGCGACAAGAGGTTCACGTTGTTGCTTCCGCAAAAGTcttgcgcgaggccgacgatCGTCGCCGAGAGACTTGCCTCGCCGTGGTGGTAGGCAGTGTGCTCCGAGACGTAACcctggagctgctgcaccttGATCTCGGTCTTGAGCTTGCGCTTGAAGCAGCCAAAGAGCACTTTGCGCTGGCCGGGCTTTAGTCCGTCGACCACCGACGGGATCGAGCGGATGTTGTCCGCCATCGAGAAGAGGATCAGTTCCTTGTTGATAAAGTCCGAGATGGGAATCTGGCGGATGCGGTGGTCGAGGAATGTGCCCGGGACAAACTGGCGCAGCCACTCTTTACGGTCGTCGGCCTTTTTCTTGTTAAAGGCGAGGTCCACAAGTTCGCGGTCCCCGGGGCGCATCGTCTCGAAAGAGAGCATGTGCGTGTCCATGTTGCGGAAGTACTTCTTCAtgtcctcggccttggaCGTACCGAGACCCTTGAAGTACTTGATCGTccagccgcggccgccgtcggcgctctCCTTCCAGCGCTCGTACTCGGGCATGGTAAAGAACGACTTGACTTCACTTCCCTTGCTCGCTTTGACAATCGGTGTGATGAACTCGACCAGGAAGTTGGGGATACGCAGGAGCGAGGGGTAAAAGTGGTCGAGAAAGTTGATAATCAGGCCCTTGATGTGCGAGCCGTCAAAGTCCTGGTCGGTCATGATCATCAGCGAGCCGTACCGCAATCCGTTGACCGAGTCGTACTGCTTGCCGTGCTGGAGACCAAGGATCTCTTTGATGTTCTTGATCTCGGCGTTCTTCCTAATCGCGTcgtgcgtcgcctcgcgcacatTCAGCAGCTTACCACGCAGCGGGAACACACCGTACGCATCGCGGCCGACCTCGCTCAGGCCCGAGACtgcgagcgccttggccgagtCACCTTCCGTGAGGATGAGCGTgcactcggcgctgcgcttgcCGCCCGCCCAGTTGgcgtcc
This sequence is a window from Malassezia japonica chromosome 5, complete sequence. Protein-coding genes within it:
- a CDS encoding uncharacterized protein (EggNog:ENOG503P5KV; COG:A), with the protein product MERITKRLHISGLTPNFSHTALREKLEQYGEVQELEGCDDQYVDAVGNRRPYAFATIHATPAQLQKCMNVLSGAIWKGAKLRVGEAKPRITERMLKRKEKEEKVTEAAQERQLERRKKWLQKRPWLGVQPNDMRPVTMEKVKEGEWGWKATPTGHLVRPMHMRPTRPLPRPADHPHKRKRGSSERAHRVTIDPTRYPREHLAGSLLDALASGSSEQVRWECTEDDHGVHWRALSKDGKVLATERVPEKKRVQIASKCTHDASEWDMPDDLQIQQAMATQEVPTSLFGGEDQGEGGAWWDEGGKSAVHEPREEEKDEEEEEEEEEEEEEEDADKDADKETQEADDDDDDDDDDDDDDDDASELQELFSKHDDAPEDLFEHTKPSSSAWWDEPEPQAPAQQPEPPKPTPPKPIHPSEPSRAAPVLDESDFSDGYEEMQGSAPAVSGSDERARALALLGGLIGSDRTEAPPPVHVPFTESDDEDWPTAPQADEPMQTEQPIQAPGEPTFPLKEPASKEPAPKEPAPKELAPKESKPSTETPNPLASLDTTTDVESTQAAPTDSSDPKPSTSLKDMFQHDGGFSLFGAIAEEDLDDMVLEDPFEPAPAPAPVPVTTTTPRPASVRLPLLTTPATLGRNSLLEVLQRSGSTPFWCVDSDEAIDERWKAQRGELTQNFKRMHREAVKKTRRRVAGSRASTGTTRPGAAPPAGRVP
- the ECHS1 gene encoding enoyl-CoA hydratase (EggNog:ENOG503NTZK; COG:I), which encodes MFALRSVRAAVTPVRSAAPLTARATFSTSLPRLSPAATEAYTNIQVSDPKEGVRLITLNRPKALNALNSQLFHELNDAAKQADEDAQINAIVITGSEKAFAAGADIKEMKDKTFAEAYKSNFLGHWSQLTQVRKPIIAAVNGYALGGGNELAMMTDIILASPTAVFGQPEINLGVIPGAGGTQRLTRAIGKSRTMEIVLTGRNLTADEAEAAGLISRVVREGSVVDEAVAVASRIGKKSQIAIQAAKEAVNSSYELSLAEGIRLERRLFQSLFSTHDQKEGMAAFAEKRKPDFTNN
- the TOP2 gene encoding DNA topoisomerase (ATP-hydrolyzing) (EggNog:ENOG503NWYX; BUSCO:EOG0926073O; COG:B), with the protein product MDSEANAARSKSASETYQKLSQLEHVLKRPDTYIGSIERRTETMWVFDAQKQQMVYRDTAYVPGFYKIFDEILVNAADNKVRDPNMDTLKVNIDTAAGTVSVWNNGQGIPIEMHEKEQVYIPELIFGNLLTSSNYDDDEAKVTGGRNGFGAKLTNIYSTEFTVETADREREQKYKQVFSEHMHKKSAPKITKNSRKEEFTCITFKPDLALFHMDSIDADTEALLMKRVYDMAGTVKGVKVFLNGERIKVKNFKQYVEMYVNSIQEMSGVPKEEEGAAGPKPTIVFDTSENNGRVWEVGFAVSDGSARQVSFVNNIATIKGGKHVEHVEAQIVNKILEHVSKGKKSAAVKANQVRQQLWIFVNCQIVNPSFDSQTKETLTLKPSAFGSKWVMPDEFARKVLRSGVIDNVQSIAQFQQDRQLQNSDGRKRSRVSVTKLEDANWAGGKRSAECTLILTEGDSAKALAVSGLSEVGRDAYGVFPLRGKLLNVREATHDAIRKNAEIKNIKEILGLQHGKQYDSVNGLRYGSLMIMTDQDFDGSHIKGLIINFLDHFYPSLLRIPNFLVEFITPIVKASKGSEVKSFFTMPEYERWKESADGGRGWTIKYFKGLGTSKAEDMKKYFRNMDTHMLSFETMRPGDRELVDLAFNKKKADDRKEWLRQFVPGTFLDHRIRQIPISDFINKELILFSMADNIRSIPSVVDGLKPGQRKVLFGCFKRKLKTEIKVQQLQGYVSEHTAYHHGEASLSATIVGLAQDFCGSNNVNLLSPNGQFGTRSMGGKDAASARYIFTAVPGITRALFSPKDDALLNYLDDDGQSIEPEWYVPVVPQVLLNGGEGIGTGWSTFVPNYNPADVVANLRRRMSGEEYAPMAPWYRGYTGTIEQTAPERYRVAGRATQLDESNWEITELPVRTWTSTYKEWLEERTSGSEKTPATVREYKEYHTDTTVHFIVELNAKGIEEISKIGPDAFFRLSSVISTGNMVLFSPEGKIKKYASPLEILDDFYFLRLGFYQRRKEHLVDDLKLVYDRLSNQARFVSMIISRELSVSNRKKAEIVEELRRLDFQAFPRKVAKAKSIVDKAEEPQEDEDPAETGGVTDYDYLLSMAIYSLTRERVEKLLKERDETEHQLKILLGRSPQNLWDEDLTQFLEEWDAVLAEDARLAAATSSSQVKVSTTKRRAPAKKAVKKEDRESSMSISPEKPAAKPKATGAAAAPAPKQPAFTKAETPAPDSTPAVVPEKHAADDDELNLSPAKAAKPAPKPRAKAAPKAAPKPKAAPKARRKTDESEEEFDDDDDEDIPAPTTRRAGSSRTAARAPRKYDVEPDDSILRDSDEDEGAVDEGSDDDYYR